A single genomic interval of Aureliella helgolandensis harbors:
- the upp gene encoding uracil phosphoribosyltransferase, translating to MSNVCEVHHPLIAHHLTILRDQATRPALFRDCVRRLSTLLAVSATGDLSLNDRSVTTPIQPTGGSALAQRIGIVPILRAGLGMVDPLLDLLPDAEIWHLGMYRDEATAQPVEYYSKLPPGNPCDVGFVIDPMLATGGSILSAIEALHRWGCQDVRVLSLIAARPGIERLQSAFPQVKLFVAAIDPELNTDNFIVPGLGDAGDRIFNT from the coding sequence ATGTCCAATGTCTGCGAAGTCCATCATCCACTCATCGCGCATCACCTAACCATTTTGCGAGATCAGGCGACTCGGCCGGCTCTCTTTCGAGACTGTGTCCGGCGTCTTTCTACCTTGTTGGCGGTATCTGCCACCGGTGACCTGTCACTCAACGATCGCAGCGTCACCACTCCCATCCAGCCGACCGGTGGTTCCGCGCTTGCCCAGCGGATAGGAATTGTGCCGATTTTGCGAGCCGGATTGGGGATGGTCGATCCACTACTGGATTTGCTACCGGATGCGGAGATCTGGCACTTGGGGATGTACCGTGATGAGGCGACGGCTCAGCCCGTTGAGTACTATTCAAAGTTGCCCCCCGGGAATCCTTGCGACGTAGGATTTGTGATTGATCCGATGTTGGCTACTGGGGGAAGTATACTATCTGCTATCGAAGCTTTGCATCGTTGGGGTTGCCAGGATGTGCGGGTGCTGAGTCTGATTGCCGCGCGGCCTGGAATCGAGCGGCTGCAGAGCGCGTTTCCGCAGGTCAAGCTGTTTGTCGCCGCCATCGATCCGGAATTGAATACCGACAATTTCATCGTGCCAGGGCTGGGCGATGCTGGTGATCGCATTTTCAATACCTGA